The Paraburkholderia sabiae genome includes a region encoding these proteins:
- a CDS encoding porin has product MKRSLLASVALVTVAFATRAHAQSSVTLYGALDTSIEITNPGAGYVARMDSGAYRGSRVGVRGAEDIGNGVKILFDLENGFSSGNGSLAVANTIFNRQAWVGAGTPYGTVRIGRQYSPIYIPFKGQLDAFGAGTIASGLNNLSKITPYASNAITYLSPEFHGFSTTVMAMLRDPADDDGNGLAGHIETFAWRNGPFRVSYAHQQTHGDGALRANLGGVSYVYGPVTGFVSFFNGDGGTPRYHNDGVSVSARYAVNARFRASIGYAYLRDRSGGDDNADQFSAACEYDLSKRVLLYASAGWLRNRGEGEFTLKGVNVTGLAPSWPGASVRGVQLGMIDRF; this is encoded by the coding sequence ATGAAACGTTCTCTACTCGCGTCCGTCGCGCTAGTGACAGTCGCGTTCGCCACGCGCGCGCACGCGCAATCGTCCGTCACGCTCTATGGCGCACTCGACACCAGCATCGAAATCACGAATCCCGGCGCAGGCTACGTCGCGCGCATGGATTCGGGCGCGTATCGCGGCTCGCGCGTCGGCGTGCGTGGCGCGGAAGATATCGGCAACGGCGTGAAGATTCTGTTCGATCTGGAGAACGGCTTCAGTTCGGGCAACGGCTCGCTGGCTGTCGCGAATACGATCTTCAATCGTCAGGCGTGGGTCGGTGCCGGCACGCCGTATGGCACGGTGCGCATCGGCCGTCAGTACTCGCCGATCTACATTCCGTTCAAAGGACAACTCGACGCGTTCGGCGCAGGCACGATCGCTTCGGGGCTCAACAATCTGTCGAAGATCACGCCGTACGCGAGCAATGCGATCACGTATCTCTCGCCGGAATTCCACGGCTTTTCGACGACCGTCATGGCAATGCTGCGCGATCCCGCCGATGACGACGGCAACGGCCTCGCCGGGCACATCGAAACCTTCGCGTGGCGCAACGGCCCGTTTCGCGTGTCGTACGCGCATCAGCAGACGCATGGCGACGGCGCGTTACGGGCGAACCTCGGCGGCGTGTCGTATGTATATGGACCGGTGACGGGCTTCGTGTCGTTCTTCAATGGCGACGGCGGCACGCCGCGTTATCACAACGACGGCGTATCGGTATCGGCGCGCTATGCAGTCAACGCGCGGTTTCGTGCGTCCATCGGTTACGCGTATCTGCGCGATCGCTCCGGCGGCGACGACAACGCCGACCAGTTCAGCGCGGCTTGCGAATACGATCTGTCGAAGCGTGTGCTGCTCTATGCGAGCGCTGGCTGGTTGCGAAATCGCGGTGAAGGTGAATTCACGCTTAAAGGCGTGAACGTGACGGGCCTCGCACCGTCGTGGCCGGGTGCGTCGGTGCGAGGCGTGCAGTTGGGGATGATCGACCGGTTCTAG
- a CDS encoding type II 3-dehydroquinate dehydratase codes for MKPLVYVLNGSNLNMLGKREPHLYGTTTLAQVKERTEALAEELGLRCEFRQTNHEGVMVDWLQEAFEADAAVIINPAGFSFGSIPVLDAVKLIRQPVIEVHITNIHQRDEQYRHSLISLAARGVICGLGVDGYLLAMRAVANCITQQH; via the coding sequence ATGAAACCACTGGTGTATGTGCTGAACGGCTCGAACCTCAACATGCTCGGCAAGCGCGAGCCTCATCTGTACGGCACGACGACGCTCGCGCAGGTCAAGGAAAGAACGGAAGCGCTCGCGGAAGAACTCGGGCTGCGCTGCGAGTTCCGCCAGACGAATCATGAAGGCGTGATGGTCGACTGGTTGCAGGAAGCGTTCGAAGCGGACGCGGCTGTGATCATCAATCCCGCGGGTTTTTCGTTCGGGTCGATTCCCGTGCTGGATGCCGTGAAGCTGATTCGTCAGCCGGTGATCGAAGTGCACATCACCAACATTCATCAGCGCGACGAGCAGTATCGTCATTCGCTGATTTCACTGGCGGCGCGCGGTGTGATTTGTGGATTGGGCGTGGATGGGTATCTGCTGGCGATGCGGGCGGTTGCGAACTGCATAACGCAACAGCACTAG